Proteins found in one Rhodobium gokarnense genomic segment:
- a CDS encoding MJ1477/TM1410 family putative glycoside hydrolase codes for MVTFNTQHGRVAVNDWGYRLQGSNGSELGAGGLAKASHDLIVMDYSRNGLDGGQYSTAQIDRIQDGPGGPAVAAAYISIGEASGFRSYWDDSWTRVSGNKPKASYPLSNSAPDWLGPVNPDWPESRKVRYWDDDWQDILFNDAKTGWFDKIVAQGFDAAYLDIVDAYYYWAEEAPASVKRAGDPNSVEIAAKRMVQLIVDLVEHARKTNPDFFVIQQNGEFLINDLGPGYKALKAKYYDAVGAIAVEDTYFTGERDENNDFDPDLEKIDVLKSDYLKKGVPVFAVDYVNQNSKVEAFFDDAIGDGFIPYAAFSRELDVMSKPFGSTLKATIGSDFLRDGNDGGTIKAFAGDDTVFGAGGNDSLLGHNGDDLLAGGKGDDQLFGGRGQDKLVGGSGDDRLLGHAGSDRLFGDAGDDRLYGHKHNDRLDGGSGEDTLVGGTGADTLAGGKDRDLVLGGNGDDLLFGGRHDDTIEGGRGADTLVGGPGDDLLVGGRGQDEFRIAPRQGDDRIEDFSAGIDDLDLRAFDYASVAEAKSHFRTVNGNAVFSDGGTTVVIEDIRANQIDADDLLV; via the coding sequence ATGGTGACCTTCAATACCCAGCACGGCCGCGTCGCCGTCAACGACTGGGGCTATCGCCTGCAGGGCAGCAACGGCAGCGAACTCGGCGCCGGCGGCCTTGCCAAGGCGTCGCACGACCTCATCGTGATGGACTATTCGCGGAACGGCCTTGACGGCGGCCAGTACAGCACGGCGCAGATCGACCGCATCCAGGACGGGCCGGGCGGGCCGGCGGTCGCCGCGGCCTATATCTCCATCGGCGAGGCGAGCGGCTTCCGGTCCTACTGGGACGATAGCTGGACCAGGGTCAGCGGCAACAAGCCGAAGGCCTCCTATCCGTTATCGAACAGCGCGCCGGACTGGCTCGGGCCGGTCAATCCGGACTGGCCGGAATCGCGCAAGGTGCGCTACTGGGACGACGACTGGCAGGACATCCTCTTCAACGACGCCAAGACCGGCTGGTTCGACAAGATCGTCGCGCAGGGCTTCGATGCGGCCTATCTCGACATCGTCGATGCCTATTACTACTGGGCCGAGGAGGCCCCGGCCTCAGTCAAGCGGGCGGGCGATCCGAACAGCGTGGAAATCGCCGCCAAGCGCATGGTGCAGCTCATCGTCGATCTCGTCGAGCATGCCCGCAAGACCAATCCGGATTTCTTCGTCATCCAGCAGAACGGCGAGTTCCTGATCAACGATCTGGGACCCGGCTATAAGGCGCTGAAGGCAAAGTACTACGACGCCGTCGGCGCGATCGCGGTGGAAGACACCTATTTCACCGGCGAGCGGGACGAGAACAACGATTTCGACCCGGATCTGGAAAAGATCGACGTCCTGAAGTCCGACTACCTGAAGAAGGGCGTGCCGGTCTTTGCCGTCGACTACGTCAACCAGAACAGCAAGGTCGAGGCGTTCTTCGACGACGCGATCGGCGACGGCTTCATCCCCTATGCGGCGTTCTCGCGCGAGCTCGATGTGATGTCGAAACCGTTCGGCTCCACGCTGAAGGCGACGATCGGCTCGGACTTCCTGCGCGACGGCAATGACGGCGGCACCATCAAGGCGTTTGCCGGCGACGACACGGTGTTCGGCGCCGGCGGCAACGACAGCCTCCTCGGCCACAATGGCGACGACCTGTTGGCCGGTGGCAAGGGCGACGACCAGCTCTTCGGCGGCAGGGGGCAGGACAAGCTCGTCGGCGGCTCCGGCGACGACAGGCTGCTCGGCCATGCCGGCAGCGACCGGCTTTTCGGCGATGCCGGCGACGACCGGCTCTACGGCCACAAGCATAACGACCGGCTCGACGGCGGCAGCGGCGAGGATACGCTCGTTGGCGGCACCGGCGCCGACACGCTTGCCGGCGGCAAGGACCGGGACCTGGTGCTCGGCGGCAACGGCGACGACCTCCTGTTCGGCGGCCGTCACGACGATACGATCGAGGGTGGGCGCGGCGCCGACACGCTGGTGGGCGGACCGGGCGACGATCTCCTCGTCGGCGGGCGCGGGCAGGACGAGTTCCGCATCGCGCCGCGCCAGGGCGACGACAGGATCGAGGACTTCAGCGCTGGTATCGACGACCTCGACCTCAGGGCCTTCGATTACGCGTCGGTCGCCGAGGCCAAGTCGCATTTCCGCACGGTGAACGGCAATGCCGTGTTCTCCGACGGCGGCACCACGGTCGTCATCGAGGACATAAGGGCAAACCAGATCGACGCGGACGACCTCCTGGTGTGA
- a CDS encoding vWA domain-containing protein gives MTAGTDTTGSATPPAEADPSGRLADNIVYFARVLRNAGLPVGPAAVVDAIRAVEVAGIQSRDDFYWTLHSIFVKKREHRPVYDEAFRMFWRSRGLIEKLIALFSPTAPPQPSREKAKAGAARVAKALFEGLENPTEVKKPEIEIDATLTVSGREVLQKKDFAQMSADEIALAKKALADLVLPLDRVRTRRLVPTSRGRRIDPRRSLRSSMRAGGDIIALRRRDPDEQPPPIVAICDISGSMSQYSRIFLHFLHALTEHRRRVHTFLFGTRLSNVTRQLRMKDPDQALDACTDHVEDWSGGTRIASAIHDFNRLWSRRVLSGGPIVLLITDGLERDSDEDLAREMDRLHRSCRRLVWLNPLLRFEGFEPRARGVRAMLPHVDEFRAVHSLGAIADLCAALSGRAGREETEPRAWLSRAG, from the coding sequence ATGACAGCCGGGACCGACACGACCGGCTCCGCGACACCGCCCGCCGAGGCGGACCCGAGCGGCCGGCTCGCCGACAACATCGTCTATTTCGCCCGGGTGCTCCGCAATGCCGGCCTGCCGGTCGGCCCGGCCGCCGTCGTCGATGCCATCCGCGCCGTCGAAGTCGCCGGCATCCAGAGCCGCGACGATTTCTATTGGACCCTCCATTCCATCTTCGTGAAGAAGCGCGAGCACCGTCCCGTCTATGACGAGGCGTTCCGCATGTTCTGGCGCTCGCGCGGCCTGATCGAAAAGCTGATCGCCCTCTTCTCGCCGACCGCCCCGCCCCAGCCCTCGCGCGAAAAGGCCAAAGCCGGCGCGGCCCGCGTCGCCAAGGCGTTGTTCGAGGGCCTGGAAAACCCGACCGAGGTCAAGAAGCCGGAGATCGAGATCGACGCGACGCTGACCGTCTCCGGCCGCGAGGTGCTGCAGAAGAAGGACTTCGCGCAGATGTCCGCCGACGAGATCGCACTCGCCAAGAAGGCGCTCGCCGACCTCGTCCTGCCGCTCGACCGGGTGCGCACCCGCCGCCTGGTGCCGACCTCGCGCGGCCGGCGCATCGATCCGCGCAGGTCGCTTAGGTCGAGCATGCGCGCCGGCGGCGACATCATTGCGCTGCGCCGCCGCGACCCGGACGAACAGCCACCGCCGATCGTCGCCATCTGCGACATCTCCGGTTCCATGAGCCAGTACAGCCGCATCTTCCTGCATTTCCTGCACGCGCTGACGGAGCACCGGCGCCGCGTCCACACCTTCCTCTTCGGCACCAGGCTTTCGAACGTCACCCGACAATTGCGCATGAAGGACCCGGACCAGGCGCTCGATGCCTGCACCGACCATGTCGAGGACTGGTCCGGCGGCACCCGCATCGCCAGCGCGATTCACGATTTCAATCGGCTGTGGTCGCGCCGGGTGCTCTCCGGCGGCCCCATCGTTCTGTTGATCACCGACGGGCTGGAGCGCGATTCCGACGAGGACCTGGCGCGCGAGATGGACCGCCTGCACCGCTCCTGCCGCCGCCTCGTCTGGCTCAATCCGCTGCTGCGCTTCGAAGGCTTCGAGCCCCGCGCCCGGGGCGTCCGGGCGATGCTGCCCCATGTCGACGAGTTCCGCGCCGTCCATTCGCTGGGCGCCATCGCCGACCTTTGCGCGGCGCTCTCCGGCCGCGCCGGGCGCGAGGAGACGGAGCCGAGGGCCTGGCTCTCACGGGCCGGGTAA
- a CDS encoding AAA family ATPase, whose amino-acid sequence MTAEAPAGPGSPALPASIDETEALLRSAGYIADRSLATVLYLSLKMNRPLFLEGEAGVGKTEIAKVLSATLGRSLIRLQCYEGLDVSTAVYEWNYAAQMVEIRIAEAAGETDRELLGKDVFSERFLIKRPVLQALEPDLGGAPIFLIDELDRADEAFEAFLLEVLSDHQVTIPEIGTIHASQPPIVVITTNRTREIHDALKRRCLYHWVDYPTAERELEIVTTKVPGVDDRLSREIVAFVQMLRAEEDLFKQPGVAETLDWATALTELDQLALDPETVSDTLGVLLKYQDDIDRIKGSRTRQMIDDLRREVAAGA is encoded by the coding sequence ATGACGGCCGAAGCGCCCGCCGGTCCCGGATCGCCCGCCCTTCCCGCCTCGATCGACGAGACCGAGGCGCTGCTGCGCTCGGCCGGCTATATCGCCGACCGCTCGCTGGCGACCGTGCTCTATCTGTCCTTGAAGATGAACCGGCCGCTGTTCCTGGAGGGCGAGGCCGGCGTCGGCAAGACCGAGATCGCCAAGGTGCTGTCGGCGACCCTCGGGCGCTCGCTGATCCGCCTGCAATGCTATGAGGGCCTCGATGTTTCCACCGCCGTCTATGAGTGGAACTACGCCGCCCAGATGGTCGAGATCCGCATCGCCGAGGCAGCCGGCGAGACCGACCGCGAACTCCTCGGCAAGGACGTCTTTTCCGAACGCTTCCTGATCAAGCGCCCGGTGCTGCAGGCGCTCGAACCCGATCTCGGCGGCGCTCCGATCTTCCTCATCGACGAACTCGATCGCGCCGACGAGGCTTTCGAGGCGTTCCTCCTGGAAGTGCTCTCCGATCACCAGGTGACGATCCCGGAAATCGGTACCATCCATGCCTCCCAGCCGCCCATCGTCGTCATCACCACCAACCGCACCCGCGAGATCCACGACGCCCTGAAGCGGCGCTGCCTCTATCATTGGGTCGACTATCCGACGGCCGAGCGCGAGCTGGAAATCGTCACCACCAAGGTGCCCGGCGTCGACGACCGCCTGTCGCGCGAGATCGTCGCCTTCGTGCAGATGCTGCGCGCCGAGGAGGACCTGTTCAAGCAGCCCGGCGTCGCCGAGACGCTGGACTGGGCGACAGCGCTGACCGAGCTCGACCAGCTCGCGCTCGACCCGGAAACCGTCTCCGACACCCTCGGCGTGCTGTTGAAGTACCAGGACGACATCGACCGCATAAAGGGAAGCCGCACAAGGCAGATGATCGACGATCTGCGCCGCGAGGTGGCGGCCGGCGCATGA
- the pcaD gene encoding 3-oxoadipate enol-lactonase, with the protein MPTIETDDGTTLYYDWAGKADGPVLVLSNSLGASLGMWDDQVAAFGARFRVLRYDDRGHGQSAAPEGPYTLDRLGKDVVALLDGLGLDKVHWCGLSKGGMLGMWLGAKHPERIERLVLCDTAPYMPPAELWNERAATARDRGLEAMAPAILERWFTAPFREQSPEAVEKVRAMIVATPGEGYAATCEALRDMDQRTAIRSIEAPTLVVVGAEDPATPPDQARAIHQAIPGARLAILDNAAHLSNIEQAAIFNEVVLGFLGG; encoded by the coding sequence ATGCCGACGATCGAGACGGACGACGGAACGACGCTCTACTACGACTGGGCCGGCAAGGCGGACGGGCCGGTGCTGGTGCTCTCCAATTCGCTCGGCGCAAGCCTTGGCATGTGGGACGATCAGGTCGCGGCCTTCGGCGCCAGATTCCGGGTCCTGCGCTACGACGACCGCGGCCACGGCCAGTCGGCGGCGCCCGAAGGTCCCTATACGCTCGACCGGCTCGGCAAGGACGTGGTCGCGCTCCTCGACGGGCTGGGGCTAGACAAGGTGCATTGGTGCGGGCTTTCCAAGGGCGGCATGCTCGGCATGTGGCTCGGCGCGAAACATCCGGAGCGGATCGAGCGCCTCGTGCTTTGCGACACCGCTCCCTACATGCCGCCCGCGGAGCTCTGGAACGAGCGGGCCGCGACCGCCCGCGACAGGGGCCTTGAGGCGATGGCCCCGGCGATCCTGGAGCGCTGGTTCACCGCGCCGTTCCGCGAGCAGTCTCCCGAGGCCGTGGAAAAGGTCCGCGCAATGATCGTCGCGACGCCCGGCGAGGGCTATGCGGCGACCTGCGAGGCGCTGCGCGACATGGACCAGCGGACGGCGATCCGCAGCATCGAAGCGCCGACCCTCGTCGTCGTCGGCGCGGAGGATCCGGCAACGCCGCCGGACCAGGCGCGGGCTATCCACCAGGCGATCCCCGGAGCGCGCCTCGCCATCCTCGACAACGCGGCGCACCTGTCCAACATCGAGCAGGCGGCGATCTTCAATGAGGTGGTGCTGGGTTTCCTTGGCGGATAA
- a CDS encoding c-type cytochrome, with translation MSKRVLAAAVLAAFTGVGVASCEEAPSPEERGRSIAMEHCAACHATAADDASALPEAPAFRDLGARYDVGLLEEALAEGIITGHPDMPEVVLDPEDIDAFIAYLRSIQVPR, from the coding sequence ATGTCCAAGAGGGTTCTGGCTGCTGCCGTGCTGGCGGCTTTCACCGGCGTCGGAGTGGCCTCCTGCGAGGAGGCGCCGTCACCCGAGGAGCGCGGCCGCTCCATCGCCATGGAACACTGCGCGGCCTGCCACGCGACCGCCGCCGACGACGCGAGCGCCCTGCCGGAGGCGCCGGCGTTCCGCGACCTCGGCGCGCGCTACGATGTGGGCCTTCTGGAGGAGGCGCTCGCCGAGGGCATCATCACCGGCCATCCGGACATGCCGGAGGTGGTCCTGGACCCGGAGGATATCGACGCCTTCATCGCCTATCTGCGGTCGATCCAGGTGCCGCGCTGA
- a CDS encoding class I SAM-dependent methyltransferase has translation MSRLEAFIDRMVAQKRLLEHTARLIADVPGPVLELGLGNGRSFDHLREILPGREIFAFDRSITAHPSCVPDGEHMIVGEIRETLKFCGPRVKRPAALVNIDLGTADETAELAIVHWLSPLIEERVAPGGYVLSDLALDLPDFDLVAKPEGTEACQHQLFQKRGMP, from the coding sequence ATGAGCCGACTTGAAGCCTTCATTGACCGCATGGTCGCGCAAAAGCGCCTCCTGGAGCACACGGCGCGCCTGATCGCCGATGTGCCCGGACCGGTGCTGGAACTCGGCCTTGGCAACGGGCGGTCCTTCGACCATTTGCGCGAGATCCTGCCGGGGCGGGAGATCTTCGCCTTCGACCGCTCGATCACGGCGCATCCGAGCTGCGTGCCCGACGGCGAGCACATGATCGTCGGCGAAATCCGGGAGACGCTGAAGTTCTGCGGGCCGCGGGTGAAGCGGCCGGCGGCGCTCGTCAATATCGACCTCGGCACCGCTGACGAGACGGCCGAGCTGGCGATCGTCCATTGGCTGTCGCCGCTGATCGAGGAACGGGTGGCGCCGGGGGGCTATGTCCTCTCCGACCTTGCCCTCGACTTGCCGGACTTCGACCTGGTCGCAAAGCCGGAGGGAACGGAGGCCTGCCAGCACCAGCTCTTTCAGAAGAGGGGGATGCCATGA
- a CDS encoding cyclophilin-like fold protein encodes MSRKIVFAFPGVTLTATLRDTPTADAVWAMLPEDAPVLTWGDEVYFSMPTEAALEPDAKEVVEAGEIAFWPEGRIIAIGFGPTPLSLEDEIRLAAPVNVFADADGDVRELATVVAGNRVVVRRAD; translated from the coding sequence ATGAGCCGCAAGATCGTGTTCGCGTTTCCCGGCGTGACGCTGACGGCGACGCTGCGCGACACGCCGACGGCCGATGCCGTCTGGGCGATGCTGCCGGAGGATGCGCCGGTGCTGACCTGGGGCGATGAGGTCTATTTCTCCATGCCGACCGAGGCGGCGCTGGAGCCGGACGCCAAGGAGGTGGTGGAGGCCGGCGAGATCGCGTTCTGGCCGGAGGGCCGGATCATCGCCATCGGCTTCGGGCCGACGCCGCTGTCGCTTGAGGACGAAATCCGGCTCGCGGCGCCCGTCAACGTCTTTGCCGATGCCGACGGCGACGTGCGCGAGCTTGCCACGGTCGTTGCCGGTAACCGCGTCGTCGTGCGCCGGGCGGACTGA
- a CDS encoding class I SAM-dependent methyltransferase, whose protein sequence is MSRLDSFIRRMSAQRDLLDHAAGLIDGVAGPVIELGLGSGRTYDHLKARLPGREVFVFDTLFSTVSIDQLPDREHMVLGDIRDTLPFCLPRIKAPAALLHNDIGAGDDTVNAATEAWLAPIVPGLMAPGGLVVTSFTMALPGYELLPVPASIPAGRYYLYRAPR, encoded by the coding sequence ATGAGCCGCCTCGACAGCTTCATCCGGCGGATGTCGGCGCAGCGCGACCTGCTCGACCATGCCGCCGGACTGATCGACGGCGTTGCCGGTCCGGTGATCGAACTGGGGCTCGGCTCCGGGCGGACCTACGATCACCTGAAGGCGCGGCTGCCGGGCCGGGAGGTGTTCGTCTTCGACACCCTGTTCTCCACCGTCTCCATCGACCAGTTGCCGGACCGGGAACACATGGTGCTCGGGGATATCCGCGACACGCTGCCGTTCTGCCTGCCGCGGATCAAGGCACCGGCCGCGCTCCTGCACAACGACATCGGCGCCGGCGACGACACGGTGAACGCGGCGACGGAGGCGTGGCTGGCGCCGATCGTGCCGGGCCTGATGGCGCCGGGCGGCCTCGTCGTTACCAGCTTCACCATGGCCCTGCCGGGCTACGAGCTGCTGCCGGTCCCGGCGTCGATCCCGGCCGGGCGCTACTATCTTTATCGGGCGCCCCGCTGA
- the cueR gene encoding Cu(I)-responsive transcriptional regulator → MNIGQAAGRSGLPAKTIRYYEEIGLVAPGRRDNGYRDYDASDVHKLQFLKRARGLGFSIDDCRHLLSLYEDKHRASADVKALARARIEDIDARMAELQSLRTTLAKLVECCHGDDRPDCPILDDLAGHPVG, encoded by the coding sequence ATGAATATCGGCCAGGCGGCGGGCCGGTCGGGACTGCCGGCAAAGACCATCCGCTACTATGAGGAAATCGGCCTCGTCGCCCCCGGGCGGCGGGACAACGGCTATCGCGATTACGACGCCAGCGACGTGCACAAGCTGCAGTTCCTGAAGCGGGCGCGCGGGCTGGGCTTTTCCATCGACGACTGCCGGCACCTGTTGTCGCTCTACGAGGACAAGCACCGGGCGAGCGCCGACGTCAAGGCCCTGGCGCGGGCACGGATCGAGGACATCGATGCGCGCATGGCCGAGCTTCAGAGCCTCAGGACGACACTGGCCAAGCTGGTTGAGTGCTGTCACGGGGACGACCGGCCGGACTGTCCGATCCTCGACGACCTCGCCGGCCATCCGGTGGGCTGA
- a CDS encoding bifunctional diguanylate cyclase/phosphodiesterase, whose product MKKRATRLVSARIVLPISLLVASVVIVAVVAIAFWARQSDQATIQRDTVAVGNALNALIERLPQEQQSVFSGDEAYKKIVLDFDQLWTHRNIGQQLYRIHGHDVIAVVSAHQRPLYLMADGRKLPETQYERYRGEFAHLVTEVQKTNRNFLIQSIGTHDDRAPLRGVGPSKLVNKLHAVDLVLIDGQIGVASVMAVTPTITPKILDLRPASMVISVKFLSRPVLDQIASGAVVNSLHIHPVNEETPPQMSASFHEGPGEIPLIDNSGRHLGVLHWFSELPGTVLAAKASPLVMLAILTLVALTIFILNTARRAAREVEASEAKARHDAMHDQLTGLPNRSYLALQLADTLKVAIPGHIQIGCVRLDLDGFTEINDIYGHKVGDKLIVGISRRLRAAIGPQAFLARAGGDEFAILVMGIGDTDDMMAMCEKIMEAVREPFAIDGNRLVAIGSIGFAVAPDHGTSAEEILRRADMALHAAKKKHDNRIVQYFAAIEDHVHERQRLVHDLRQALTNGELYVCYQPLVSADDLSMVSVESLLRWRHPTRGEITPALFIPIAEEFGMIDEIGRWVLETSCREARHWNDLSVAVNISPMHLSQPDFVDQVIDITTRTGFDPQRLVIEVTEGIMLEYADAARRVFDQLRAVGAKIALDDFGTGYSSLSYLESFRFDKLKIDRSFLRNLETSPEAAAIVHTIIGLGNTLNTTIVAEGVETEAHCRFLQAAGCNELQGFLFSKPVTAPQIMRRMMMEQAVNRDLEFLRVAHGA is encoded by the coding sequence GTGAAGAAGCGTGCAACGCGCCTCGTCAGTGCCCGGATCGTCCTCCCGATATCCTTGCTGGTCGCAAGCGTCGTCATCGTTGCGGTCGTGGCAATCGCGTTCTGGGCCCGCCAGTCGGACCAGGCGACGATCCAGCGCGACACCGTTGCCGTGGGCAACGCCCTGAACGCCCTCATCGAACGGCTTCCCCAGGAACAGCAGAGCGTCTTTTCCGGCGACGAGGCCTACAAGAAGATCGTCCTCGACTTCGATCAGCTCTGGACGCACCGCAATATCGGCCAGCAGCTCTACCGCATCCACGGCCACGACGTCATTGCCGTCGTCTCCGCCCACCAGCGCCCCCTTTACCTGATGGCGGACGGCCGCAAGCTGCCGGAAACCCAGTACGAGCGCTACCGCGGCGAGTTCGCCCACCTGGTCACCGAGGTTCAGAAGACCAACCGCAATTTCCTCATCCAGAGCATAGGCACCCATGACGATCGCGCACCATTGCGCGGTGTCGGCCCGAGCAAGCTCGTCAACAAGCTCCATGCCGTCGACCTGGTCCTGATCGACGGCCAGATCGGGGTCGCGAGCGTCATGGCGGTGACGCCGACGATCACCCCGAAGATCCTCGATCTGCGTCCGGCGTCGATGGTCATCAGCGTCAAGTTCCTGTCCCGGCCGGTCCTCGACCAGATCGCTTCCGGCGCCGTCGTCAATTCGCTGCACATCCACCCGGTCAACGAGGAAACGCCGCCGCAGATGTCGGCCAGCTTCCACGAAGGCCCGGGCGAGATCCCGCTGATCGACAACAGCGGCAGGCACCTCGGCGTCCTGCACTGGTTCTCCGAATTGCCCGGCACCGTGCTTGCCGCCAAGGCGAGCCCGCTGGTCATGCTGGCGATCCTGACCCTCGTTGCGCTGACGATCTTCATCCTCAATACCGCCCGGCGGGCCGCCCGCGAGGTCGAGGCGAGCGAGGCCAAAGCCCGCCACGACGCCATGCACGACCAGCTCACCGGGCTGCCGAACCGCAGCTACCTGGCCCTGCAGCTCGCCGACACGCTGAAGGTGGCGATCCCGGGCCACATCCAGATCGGCTGCGTCCGGCTCGACCTCGACGGCTTCACCGAAATCAACGACATCTACGGCCACAAGGTCGGCGACAAGCTCATCGTCGGCATCTCCAGGCGCCTGCGCGCCGCCATCGGTCCGCAGGCCTTCCTGGCGCGCGCCGGCGGCGACGAGTTCGCCATCCTGGTGATGGGCATCGGCGACACCGACGACATGATGGCGATGTGCGAGAAGATCATGGAGGCGGTGCGCGAGCCCTTTGCCATCGACGGCAATCGGCTGGTCGCCATTGGCAGTATCGGCTTTGCCGTCGCGCCCGACCACGGCACGTCGGCCGAAGAGATCCTGCGCCGCGCCGACATGGCGCTGCACGCCGCCAAGAAGAAGCACGACAACCGCATCGTCCAGTATTTCGCCGCCATCGAGGACCACGTCCACGAGCGCCAGCGCCTCGTCCACGACCTGCGCCAGGCGCTGACCAACGGCGAGCTCTATGTCTGCTACCAGCCGCTCGTCAGCGCCGACGACCTGTCCATGGTCAGCGTCGAGTCCCTGTTGCGCTGGCGCCATCCGACCCGCGGCGAGATCACCCCTGCCCTGTTCATCCCGATCGCCGAGGAATTCGGCATGATCGACGAGATCGGCCGCTGGGTGCTGGAAACGTCCTGCCGCGAGGCCCGCCACTGGAACGACCTTTCGGTCGCCGTCAACATCTCGCCGATGCATCTGAGCCAGCCGGACTTCGTCGACCAGGTCATCGATATCACCACCCGGACCGGCTTCGATCCGCAGCGCCTGGTGATCGAGGTGACGGAAGGCATCATGCTGGAATATGCCGATGCGGCGCGCCGGGTCTTCGACCAGCTCCGCGCCGTCGGCGCCAAGATCGCCCTCGACGATTTCGGCACCGGCTATTCGAGCCTCAGCTACCTGGAGTCGTTCCGCTTCGACAAGCTGAAGATCGACCGCTCGTTCCTGCGCAATCTGGAAACCTCGCCGGAAGCCGCGGCCATCGTCCACACCATCATCGGCCTCGGCAACACCCTCAACACGACCATCGTCGCCGAGGGCGTGGAGACCGAGGCCCATTGCCGGTTCCTGCAGGCCGCCGGCTGCAACGAGCTGCAGGGCTTCCTGTTCTCAAAGCCGGTGACCGCGCCGCAGATCATGCGCCGGATGATGATGGAACAGGCCGTCAACCGCGATCTGGAATTCCTGCGCGTCGCCCACGGCGCCTGA
- the radC gene encoding RadC family protein encodes MAKDGDGFSEASARPHFHGHRQRLKQRFRDSGAEALADYEMLELVLFRTIPRRDTKPIAKALIARFGSFAEVLTAPAARLAEVEGIGEATITDLKVVQAASERILRGQVRNKQLLTSWSEVIEYCRGTMAFSEREEFRILFLDKKNALIADELQQSGTVDHTPVYPREIVKRALEVSATAIILVHNHPSGDPTPSRADIQMTKQIVEIAKPLGITVHDHIIVARNGHTSFRGLQLI; translated from the coding sequence ATGGCAAAGGATGGCGACGGCTTTTCAGAAGCAAGCGCCAGGCCGCATTTCCATGGCCACCGCCAGCGCCTGAAGCAGCGCTTCCGGGACTCCGGTGCGGAGGCCCTCGCCGACTACGAGATGCTGGAACTGGTGCTCTTTCGCACCATCCCCCGACGCGACACCAAGCCGATCGCCAAGGCGCTGATCGCGCGCTTCGGCTCCTTTGCCGAGGTGCTGACCGCGCCGGCGGCGCGCCTTGCCGAGGTCGAGGGCATCGGCGAGGCGACGATCACCGACTTGAAGGTCGTCCAGGCCGCCTCGGAACGCATCCTGCGCGGCCAGGTCCGCAACAAGCAGCTCCTCACCTCCTGGTCGGAGGTCATCGAATACTGCCGCGGAACCATGGCGTTTTCGGAACGCGAGGAGTTCCGCATCCTGTTCCTCGATAAGAAGAACGCGCTGATCGCCGACGAATTGCAGCAGAGCGGCACCGTCGACCACACCCCGGTCTATCCCCGCGAGATCGTCAAGCGGGCCCTGGAAGTCTCGGCGACCGCCATCATCCTCGTCCACAACCACCCCTCGGGCGACCCGACCCCGTCGCGCGCCGACATCCAGATGACCAAGCAGATCGTGGAGATCGCCAAGCCGCTCGGCATCACCGTCCACGACCACATCATCGTCGCCCGCAACGGCCATACGAGCTTTCGCGGCCTGCAACTGATCTGA